Proteins encoded together in one Deinococcus hopiensis KR-140 window:
- a CDS encoding cysteine desulfurase family protein, translating to MIYLDYAATHPMTPEALAAYAEAAALPGNPASVHVAGQAARERLEEGRARVADALGVDPRTLIANGGGTEGDNHVLLGAARLWEEQHGRPGHLVTTQTEHSAVLAPARWLSAQGWDVTFLPPDREGRYVPEQLAEVLRGNTALVSIHHANNELGTVQATAALAAVAAAYGVPYHTDAVQAPGVLPLDLTGWGVSFATFAAHKWGGPRGVGFVYVRRGSELPPVTLGGGQEGGLRPGTQNTAGVYAAGVALTHAAARREETFAHLTALRARFMDRAASISGLRVNHPGDGSPKIASVTVPGADGEALLMNLDLLGISASAGSACAAGTMQASHVLTAIGLGEQDARASLRFSFGRPTTPAEVETAADALRQAAEFSRP from the coding sequence TACGCCGAGGCCGCCGCCCTGCCGGGCAACCCGGCCAGCGTTCACGTCGCCGGGCAGGCCGCCCGCGAACGGCTGGAGGAGGGCCGCGCCCGCGTGGCCGATGCCCTGGGCGTAGATCCCCGCACCCTGATTGCCAACGGCGGCGGCACTGAGGGCGACAACCACGTGCTGCTGGGCGCCGCGCGGCTCTGGGAAGAACAGCACGGACGCCCCGGCCACCTCGTGACCACCCAGACCGAGCACTCCGCCGTGCTCGCCCCCGCGCGCTGGCTAAGCGCCCAGGGCTGGGACGTGACCTTCCTGCCGCCGGACCGGGAGGGGCGTTACGTTCCCGAGCAACTGGCCGAGGTGCTGCGTGGGAACACCGCCCTGGTGTCCATCCACCACGCCAACAACGAATTGGGCACGGTGCAGGCCACTGCGGCCCTGGCCGCGGTGGCCGCAGCTTATGGCGTGCCTTACCACACTGACGCGGTGCAGGCTCCCGGAGTGTTGCCGCTGGACCTGACCGGCTGGGGCGTTTCTTTTGCCACCTTCGCTGCCCACAAGTGGGGCGGGCCGCGTGGAGTGGGCTTCGTGTATGTGCGGCGCGGCAGCGAGTTGCCTCCCGTGACCCTGGGCGGCGGGCAGGAGGGTGGCCTGCGGCCCGGCACGCAGAACACCGCGGGGGTGTACGCGGCGGGGGTGGCCCTGACCCACGCGGCGGCGCGGCGCGAGGAAACGTTCGCTCACCTCACCGCGTTGCGGGCCCGCTTTATGGACCGGGCGGCCTCCATCTCCGGCCTGCGGGTGAACCATCCTGGTGATGGCAGCCCCAAGATCGCCTCGGTCACCGTGCCGGGCGCGGACGGTGAGGCCCTGCTGATGAATCTGGATCTGCTGGGGATCTCCGCGAGTGCCGGAAGCGCCTGCGCCGCCGGAACGATGCAGGCGAGCCATGTGCTGACCGCCATCGGCCTGGGCGAGCAGGACGCCCGCGCCTCGCTGCGCTTCAGTTTTGGCCGCCCCACCACGCCCGCCGAGGTGGAGACGGCGGCGGACGCGCTGCGGCAGGCGGCAGAGTTCAGCCGCCCATAA